From the genome of Streptomyces sp. NBC_01260, one region includes:
- a CDS encoding SPFH domain-containing protein, producing the protein MRSTVSDSSGNPENGENPENSEYGEETYGALPVREWAVPDRPGRAADASARADGVRGPDPVTGPDGWSAPGPGEGSGSGSGSGRDPAYGTGSVARSGPDSVVDLVLDLMPGESGRGGSAFGATSASVSVPGAAPEPVPAADPAADPDVREDAREDGLEAVRDPGQPALANGPFLAGPGLAPVRRDIGPSLSLSLGGADTGESHAAVRVDTGRHHSVIASERAASIPVHLLFRDDPEAVADTVVLPATVVRRAAGSEQTAGVRRPPVPRSPQVWPSTRPAPVADPRLRERPGPALPGWAALLTGLGGLAAAGGVLWWTGALPGGVLSRLGLGPRPYDGIGLSAWVALALLLTTVLFALGGLTRGRVGYAWVLTIFGQYRGSVRRTGLMWVSPLLLRRRVDVRLRHWRSEPLPAVDANGTALRVVVLVVWRVEDTVRATLGIADHEEYLREQVEAAMARVLSQLPADAFHEDAHTLRNAEAVGDALTRMLKADCEPVGIEVYSAQPTGIEYAPEVAAAMQRRRIAAIDAKHRDSVLTSVVDAVDDTVNRLTARGLVELDDYERKSLVKDLTVAFYTGRGGGDSA; encoded by the coding sequence ATGCGATCCACGGTGTCGGACAGTTCCGGGAACCCGGAGAACGGGGAGAACCCGGAGAACTCGGAGTACGGCGAGGAGACGTACGGGGCGCTCCCGGTGCGGGAGTGGGCCGTACCGGACCGGCCGGGGCGCGCGGCGGACGCTTCGGCCCGCGCGGACGGGGTGAGGGGGCCGGACCCGGTGACCGGGCCTGACGGCTGGTCGGCGCCGGGACCGGGAGAGGGTTCGGGTTCGGGTTCCGGCTCGGGACGCGACCCGGCTTACGGGACCGGCTCGGTGGCGCGTTCCGGGCCGGACTCCGTGGTCGACCTGGTGCTCGACCTGATGCCGGGCGAGAGCGGACGCGGGGGCTCCGCCTTCGGCGCGACCTCGGCGTCGGTATCGGTACCGGGCGCGGCCCCGGAACCGGTCCCGGCCGCTGATCCGGCCGCCGATCCGGACGTGCGTGAGGATGCGCGTGAGGACGGACTTGAGGCCGTTCGCGATCCGGGGCAACCGGCCCTGGCCAACGGTCCGTTCCTCGCCGGACCGGGGCTCGCCCCGGTCCGCCGGGACATCGGGCCCTCCCTCTCGCTGTCCCTCGGCGGCGCCGACACCGGCGAGTCCCACGCCGCGGTGCGGGTGGACACCGGCCGGCATCACTCGGTCATCGCCAGTGAGCGCGCCGCCTCCATCCCCGTGCACCTGCTCTTCCGCGACGATCCCGAGGCCGTCGCGGACACCGTCGTGCTGCCCGCCACCGTCGTGCGACGGGCGGCCGGGAGCGAGCAGACGGCCGGTGTCCGGCGGCCGCCGGTGCCGCGGTCGCCGCAGGTGTGGCCCTCCACCCGGCCCGCGCCGGTCGCCGACCCGCGGCTGCGCGAACGGCCCGGCCCCGCGCTGCCCGGCTGGGCGGCACTGCTCACCGGTCTCGGCGGACTCGCCGCCGCGGGCGGGGTCCTGTGGTGGACGGGTGCGCTGCCGGGCGGGGTGCTGTCCCGGCTCGGGCTCGGCCCGCGCCCCTACGACGGCATCGGCCTGAGCGCCTGGGTGGCGCTCGCACTGCTGCTGACCACGGTGCTCTTCGCGCTCGGCGGGCTGACCCGCGGCCGGGTCGGGTACGCCTGGGTGCTCACGATCTTCGGCCAGTACCGCGGCAGCGTGCGGCGCACCGGGCTGATGTGGGTCAGCCCGCTGCTGCTGCGCCGCCGGGTCGACGTGCGGCTGCGGCACTGGCGCAGCGAACCGCTGCCCGCAGTGGACGCGAACGGCACGGCGCTGCGGGTCGTCGTCCTCGTCGTGTGGCGGGTCGAGGACACCGTGCGGGCGACGCTGGGGATCGCCGACCACGAGGAGTACCTGCGGGAGCAGGTCGAGGCGGCGATGGCGCGGGTCCTCTCCCAGCTGCCCGCCGACGCCTTCCACGAGGACGCCCACACCCTGCGCAACGCCGAAGCCGTCGGCGACGCGCTGACCCGGATGCTCAAGGCGGACTGCGAGCCGGTCGGCATCGAGGTGTACTCCGCGCAGCCGACCGGGATCGAGTACGCGCCGGAGGTGGCCGCGGCCATGCAGCGGCGCCGGATCGCGGCCATCGACGCCAAACACCGCGACAGCGTGCTGACGTCGGTGGTGGACGCCGTGGACGACACGGTCAACCGGCTGACCGCACGAGGGCTCGTGGAGCTCGACGACTACGAACGGAAGTCACTGGTGAAGGACTTGACCGTCGCCTTCTACACCGGACGCGGTGGCGGGGACAGTGCCTGA
- a CDS encoding peptidoglycan-binding protein, giving the protein MTVPAFEEYVPAIDCGCAGCAVQRRTAAAALPTRQGGHPAAHGARRALVLVTAAGVVLSAGLAEAATAAAGPAPVTDPAPVADTAPAAGAGAADLAAPAEPGDAADPADPGPESPQGGPGPLQGAGASGPPADTPTLRGTSRADIINRAKKWVSAQVPYSMGAYWSDGYRQDCSGYVSMAWNLAGNEWTGSLASYGTRIAREELQPGDILLFHNPANPAKGSHVTIFGGWTDYTHTHYTAYEQTTPHTRKQTTPMAYWTNSGSYVAYRYKGLSTGTGGSGSSTTFPGAGKFGPGADNAYVTQLGTLLVQRGGKRFYKVGPGPAWGSADRQATEAFQKAQGWKGKEADGIPGPDTWRLLTARTGRDIPAAGGTGQGGSTGVPAFPGRGQFRSGQSNSHVDRLGKQLVKKGYGTYYLSGPGPRWTEADRRNVEAFQKAQGWRGAQADGYPGPETWRRLFA; this is encoded by the coding sequence ATGACTGTGCCGGCCTTCGAGGAGTACGTACCCGCCATCGACTGCGGCTGTGCGGGGTGCGCCGTGCAACGGCGAACCGCAGCCGCGGCACTGCCGACGCGGCAGGGAGGACATCCGGCCGCGCACGGCGCGCGGCGCGCGCTGGTGCTGGTCACCGCTGCCGGGGTGGTGCTGAGCGCCGGCCTGGCGGAGGCGGCGACCGCGGCGGCCGGCCCCGCCCCGGTGACCGATCCGGCTCCGGTGGCCGATACCGCGCCGGCCGCCGGAGCCGGAGCGGCGGACCTGGCCGCGCCGGCCGAACCGGGGGACGCGGCGGATCCGGCCGATCCGGGACCGGAGAGTCCGCAGGGCGGACCCGGCCCGTTGCAGGGTGCGGGGGCCTCCGGCCCGCCGGCGGATACGCCCACGCTGCGCGGGACCAGCCGGGCCGACATCATCAACCGGGCGAAGAAGTGGGTCAGTGCGCAGGTCCCGTACAGCATGGGCGCGTACTGGTCGGACGGGTACCGCCAGGACTGCTCCGGCTATGTGTCGATGGCCTGGAACCTGGCCGGCAACGAGTGGACCGGCAGCCTCGCCTCGTACGGCACGCGGATCGCCCGGGAGGAGCTCCAGCCCGGCGACATCCTGCTCTTCCACAACCCGGCCAACCCCGCGAAGGGCTCGCACGTCACGATCTTCGGCGGCTGGACGGACTACACGCACACCCATTACACGGCGTACGAGCAGACCACGCCGCACACCCGCAAGCAGACGACGCCCATGGCGTACTGGACCAACTCGGGCAGCTATGTCGCGTACCGCTACAAGGGGCTGAGCACCGGAACCGGCGGCAGCGGCTCGTCGACGACGTTCCCGGGGGCCGGGAAGTTCGGCCCGGGTGCGGACAACGCCTACGTCACCCAGCTCGGCACGCTGCTGGTCCAGCGGGGCGGCAAGCGCTTCTACAAGGTCGGCCCCGGCCCCGCCTGGGGCAGCGCCGACCGGCAGGCGACCGAGGCGTTCCAGAAGGCCCAGGGCTGGAAGGGCAAGGAGGCCGACGGCATCCCCGGCCCCGACACCTGGCGTCTGCTGACCGCCAGAACCGGCCGCGACATCCCCGCCGCGGGCGGAACCGGCCAGGGCGGTTCGACCGGGGTGCCCGCCTTCCCCGGCCGGGGTCAATTCCGGTCGGGTCAGTCCAACAGCCATGTCGACAGGCTCGGGAAACAGTTGGTGAAGAAGGGGTACGGCACGTACTACCTGTCGGGCCCCGGACCCCGGTGGACCGAGGCGGACCGGCGCAATGTCGAGGCCTTCCAGAAGGCCCAGGGCTGGCGGGGTGCCCAGGCCGACGGCTATCCGGGTCCGGAGACCTGGCGGCGACTCTTCGCGTGA
- a CDS encoding HAD-IIA family hydrolase, with protein sequence MAERKPISSWLTDMDGVLIHEGTPIPGADAFIKRLRESGLPFLVLTNNSIYTARDLHARLKRMGLDVPVENIWTSALATAQFLDDQRPGGTAYVIGEAGLTTALHDIGYVLTDHEPDYVVLGETRTYSFEALTKAIRLINGGARFICTNPDETGPSAEGPLPATGSVAALITKATGRAPYFAGKPNPLMMRTGLNAIGAHSESSAMIGDRMDTDVLAGLEAGMQTFLVLTGLTTVADIDKYPFRPSTVVDSIADLVSLVDLG encoded by the coding sequence ATGGCAGAGCGCAAGCCGATCTCGTCCTGGCTCACCGACATGGACGGAGTCCTCATCCACGAGGGGACCCCGATCCCCGGTGCCGATGCCTTCATCAAGCGGCTGCGGGAGTCGGGGCTGCCCTTCCTGGTCCTCACGAACAACTCGATCTACACCGCGCGCGACCTGCACGCCCGGCTCAAGCGGATGGGCCTCGACGTGCCCGTCGAGAACATCTGGACCTCCGCGCTCGCCACCGCCCAGTTCCTGGACGACCAGCGGCCCGGCGGCACGGCGTACGTCATCGGCGAGGCCGGGCTGACCACCGCACTGCACGACATCGGCTACGTCCTCACCGACCACGAGCCCGACTACGTCGTACTCGGGGAGACCCGCACCTACTCCTTCGAGGCGCTCACCAAGGCGATCCGGCTGATCAACGGCGGTGCCCGCTTCATCTGCACCAACCCGGACGAGACCGGCCCGTCCGCCGAGGGCCCGCTGCCCGCGACCGGGTCCGTCGCCGCCCTCATCACCAAGGCCACCGGCAGGGCCCCGTACTTCGCGGGCAAGCCCAACCCGCTGATGATGCGCACCGGGCTCAACGCGATCGGCGCCCACTCCGAGTCCAGCGCCATGATCGGCGACCGGATGGACACCGACGTGCTGGCCGGTCTGGAGGCGGGCATGCAGACGTTCCTGGTGCTCACCGGGCTCACCACGGTGGCGGACATCGACAAGTACCCGTTCCGGCCGTCCACGGTCGTCGACTCCATCGCGGACCTCGTGAGCCTCGTCGACCTGGGCTGA
- a CDS encoding lytic polysaccharide monooxygenase auxiliary activity family 9 protein — protein sequence MRKKTGAALVGLAVAGVSMFATSSASSHGYTDNPISRQKLCANGTVTGCGNIQWEPQSVEGPKGFPAAGPADGAICSGGHGEFAQLDDPRGGNWPATHVTAGQGFSFRWQFTARHATTDFRYYITKNGWDPTKPLKRSDLESQPFMTVPYNNQQPPATLTQQGTIPTQKTGKHIILSVWNIADTANAFYSCSDVQF from the coding sequence ATGCGTAAGAAGACAGGTGCGGCCCTGGTGGGCCTTGCGGTAGCGGGCGTCTCGATGTTCGCGACCAGCAGTGCCAGCAGCCACGGCTACACCGACAACCCCATCAGCCGTCAGAAGCTCTGTGCCAACGGCACGGTGACCGGCTGCGGCAACATCCAGTGGGAGCCGCAGAGCGTCGAGGGCCCCAAGGGCTTCCCGGCGGCCGGTCCCGCCGACGGCGCGATCTGTTCCGGTGGCCACGGCGAGTTCGCGCAGCTCGACGACCCGCGGGGCGGCAACTGGCCCGCCACCCACGTCACCGCGGGCCAGGGCTTCAGCTTCCGCTGGCAGTTCACCGCCCGGCACGCCACGACGGACTTCCGCTACTACATCACCAAGAACGGCTGGGACCCCACCAAGCCGCTCAAGCGCTCCGACCTGGAGTCGCAGCCGTTCATGACGGTGCCGTACAACAACCAGCAGCCCCCGGCCACGCTGACCCAGCAGGGCACCATTCCCACCCAGAAGACCGGGAAGCACATCATCCTGAGCGTCTGGAACATCGCGGACACGGCCAACGCGTTCTACTCGTGCTCCGATGTTCAGTTCTGA
- a CDS encoding kelch motif-containing protein, with protein sequence MKYRPSRRTRRMAISTAVVLALAGANGPWLYRFSTERYHDYKINKPGYKAANGHWDFLDIPSEYKINTIHAALLHTGKVLLVAGSGNNQKNFDAKSFRSVLWDPKTNQFKNIPTPKDMFCAGHTQLPDGKLLIAGGTKQYEKLKGDVTKAGGLMIVHNEDPDKPITLPAGTRFTGKGNGKTFVTKDPVLVEKAKKVFDKNTGAFLRNDPGLGRIYVEAQKSGTKYETGAEDNYRIAGLSGSDTRNVYGIAQKLALDKKDFQGIREAFEFDPVAEKYITVDPMNEARWYPTLTTLKDGKVLALSGLDEIGQIVPGKDEIYDPKTKKWEYTGIIRKFPTYPAVFLLNDGKLFYSGSNAGYGPATVGRAPGVWDLATNKFTKIPGLSDPDQMETSATVRLPPAQDEKFMVIGGGGVGESDKSSEKSRLVDLSDADPRFKDGASLDEGTRYPSASLLPDDSLLVTGGSDDYRGRGGSNVLQARLYDAASDSYKRVADPAVGRNYHSGSVLLPDGRVMIFGSDSLYSDKANTRPGVFEQRIEIYTPPYLYRDARPELTAGPKRVKRGATAMFTTNQASTIRSAKLMRPSAVTHVTDTDQRSVALDLKKTDGGISVTVPENRALVPSGWYMLFVTDDKGTPSEGTWVEVP encoded by the coding sequence ATGAAGTACCGTCCGAGCCGCCGTACCCGCCGCATGGCGATCAGTACGGCGGTGGTTCTCGCGCTCGCGGGAGCGAACGGGCCGTGGCTGTACCGCTTCAGCACCGAGCGCTACCACGACTACAAGATCAACAAGCCCGGCTACAAGGCCGCCAACGGTCACTGGGACTTCCTGGACATCCCGTCCGAGTACAAGATCAACACGATCCACGCGGCGCTGCTGCACACCGGCAAGGTGCTGCTCGTCGCGGGCTCGGGCAACAACCAGAAGAACTTCGACGCGAAGAGCTTCCGGTCGGTGCTGTGGGATCCGAAGACCAACCAGTTCAAGAACATCCCCACGCCCAAGGACATGTTCTGCGCCGGTCACACCCAACTGCCCGACGGCAAACTGCTCATAGCCGGCGGTACGAAGCAGTACGAGAAGCTCAAGGGCGACGTCACCAAGGCGGGCGGCCTGATGATCGTCCACAACGAGGACCCGGACAAGCCGATCACGCTTCCGGCGGGCACCAGGTTCACCGGTAAGGGCAACGGCAAGACCTTCGTGACCAAGGACCCCGTACTGGTGGAGAAGGCCAAGAAGGTCTTCGACAAGAACACCGGTGCGTTCCTGCGCAACGACCCCGGACTCGGCCGGATCTACGTCGAGGCGCAGAAGTCCGGCACGAAGTACGAGACGGGCGCCGAGGACAACTACCGAATAGCGGGCCTGTCCGGCTCCGACACCCGCAACGTGTACGGGATCGCCCAGAAGCTCGCCCTCGACAAGAAGGACTTCCAGGGCATCCGGGAGGCCTTCGAGTTCGATCCGGTGGCGGAGAAGTACATCACCGTCGACCCGATGAACGAGGCTCGCTGGTACCCGACGCTGACCACGCTCAAGGACGGCAAGGTCCTCGCCCTCTCCGGTCTGGACGAGATCGGGCAGATCGTGCCCGGCAAGGACGAGATCTACGACCCGAAGACCAAGAAGTGGGAGTACACCGGCATCATCCGGAAGTTCCCCACCTACCCGGCGGTCTTCCTCCTCAACGACGGCAAGCTCTTCTACTCCGGCTCGAACGCGGGCTACGGCCCCGCCACCGTCGGCCGCGCTCCCGGCGTCTGGGACCTGGCGACGAACAAGTTCACCAAGATCCCCGGCCTGAGCGACCCGGACCAGATGGAGACCTCGGCGACGGTACGGCTGCCCCCGGCCCAGGACGAGAAGTTCATGGTGATCGGCGGCGGCGGCGTCGGCGAGTCCGACAAGTCCAGCGAGAAGTCCCGGCTGGTCGACCTGTCGGACGCCGACCCGAGGTTCAAGGACGGCGCGTCCCTGGACGAGGGCACCCGCTACCCCAGCGCGTCCCTGCTCCCCGACGACTCCCTGCTGGTCACCGGCGGCTCCGACGACTACCGGGGCCGTGGCGGCTCCAACGTCCTGCAGGCCCGGCTGTACGACGCCGCGTCGGACTCGTACAAGCGGGTCGCCGACCCGGCGGTGGGCCGCAACTACCACTCGGGGTCGGTGCTCCTCCCCGACGGGCGGGTCATGATCTTCGGCTCGGACTCGCTCTACTCGGACAAGGCGAACACCCGGCCGGGCGTCTTCGAGCAGCGCATCGAGATCTACACCCCGCCGTACCTGTACCGCGATGCGCGGCCCGAGCTGACCGCCGGGCCGAAGCGCGTGAAGCGCGGCGCCACCGCGATGTTCACCACCAACCAGGCCTCGACGATCAGGTCGGCGAAGCTGATGCGGCCGAGCGCGGTCACCCATGTCACGGACACGGACCAGCGGTCGGTGGCGCTGGACCTGAAGAAGACGGACGGCGGGATCTCGGTGACGGTGCCGGAGAACCGGGCGCTGGTGCCGTCGGGCTGGTACATGCTCTTCGTCACCGACGACAAGGGCACACCGTCCGAGGGCACGTGGGTGGAGGTGCCGTAG
- a CDS encoding glycoside hydrolase family 6 protein, translating to MYGSHNGRFGTRGAGAVVIGAALLLAGCSSSGDGDTGSGGGGKNPAAIGQQPKGTDPYWVNPDGNAARQVARYTEDGNGKNAALVRKIARQPVGEWIGPDNPEAEAKGFTEAAAKADREALLVLYNIPHRDCGQFSKGGAADGNAYRSWLDGVAKGIGDRGATVILEPDAVLHLVDGCTPQKFHEERYDLLKGAVERLKQLPGTRVYLDAGNAGWHTPDALFQPLQQAGIDAADGFAVNVSNFQTTEVSKDFGKRLSAKVGDKPFVIDTSRNGKGPYTGGAPEKSWCNPPGRALGETPTTSTGDELVDAYLWIKRPGESDGDCRGGPKAGAWWPEYALGLARSTA from the coding sequence ATGTACGGCAGCCACAACGGCCGGTTCGGTACGCGGGGAGCGGGCGCGGTCGTGATCGGCGCCGCGCTGCTGCTCGCGGGATGTTCCTCTTCCGGCGACGGCGACACGGGTTCCGGCGGTGGGGGGAAGAACCCCGCGGCCATCGGCCAGCAGCCCAAGGGCACCGATCCGTACTGGGTCAACCCCGACGGGAACGCCGCCCGGCAGGTCGCCCGGTACACCGAGGACGGCAACGGCAAGAACGCCGCCCTGGTCCGGAAGATCGCGCGGCAGCCGGTCGGCGAGTGGATCGGCCCGGACAACCCGGAGGCCGAGGCGAAGGGCTTCACGGAGGCCGCCGCGAAGGCGGACCGGGAGGCGCTGCTGGTCCTCTACAACATCCCGCACCGCGACTGCGGGCAGTTCTCCAAGGGCGGCGCCGCCGACGGCAACGCGTACCGCAGTTGGCTGGACGGCGTCGCCAAGGGCATCGGCGACCGCGGCGCCACGGTGATCCTGGAGCCGGACGCGGTGCTGCACCTGGTCGACGGATGCACCCCGCAGAAGTTCCACGAGGAGCGCTACGACCTGCTCAAGGGCGCGGTCGAGCGGCTCAAGCAGTTGCCGGGCACCCGGGTCTACCTGGACGCGGGCAACGCGGGCTGGCACACGCCGGACGCGCTCTTCCAGCCCCTCCAGCAGGCGGGCATCGACGCGGCCGACGGGTTCGCGGTGAACGTCTCCAACTTCCAGACCACCGAGGTCAGCAAGGACTTCGGCAAGCGGCTGTCGGCGAAGGTGGGCGACAAGCCGTTCGTCATCGACACCAGCCGCAACGGCAAGGGCCCGTACACCGGCGGCGCCCCGGAGAAGAGCTGGTGCAATCCGCCGGGACGGGCCCTCGGCGAGACGCCGACGACGTCCACGGGCGACGAACTGGTCGACGCGTACCTCTGGATCAAGCGCCCGGGGGAGTCCGACGGCGACTGCCGGGGCGGGCCGAAGGCCGGCGCCTGGTGGCCCGAGTACGCCCTGGGCCTGGCCCGCAGCACCGCATAG
- a CDS encoding class F sortase — translation MSSSNRSTGHGRLLAGVAWAVILLGLWLWGRGITDGSGIGSAPTTGDVAAVGRPLGVPLPPAHDPIKGVMPRSVGIPSIGVEAPVVPRGLDKDGAITPPSFDTPQTVGWYGDGTEPGARGPALFVGHVDTETKPAVFYGLSAARPGAKVEVTRTDGTIAEFTIDDVQVFTRARFNARKAYGPRKDGRAELRLITCGGTYDRASHSYTANVVVSAYLTGEKPAGA, via the coding sequence ATGTCCTCCTCGAACCGCTCGACGGGGCACGGCAGGCTGCTCGCCGGAGTGGCCTGGGCCGTCATCCTGCTGGGCCTGTGGCTCTGGGGCCGCGGCATCACCGACGGCTCCGGCATCGGCTCCGCGCCGACCACCGGGGACGTCGCCGCGGTCGGACGCCCCCTCGGCGTACCGCTGCCCCCGGCACACGATCCGATCAAGGGCGTGATGCCGCGGAGCGTCGGGATTCCGTCGATCGGCGTCGAGGCCCCCGTCGTGCCCCGGGGCCTGGACAAGGACGGGGCGATCACACCGCCGTCCTTCGACACGCCCCAGACGGTCGGCTGGTACGGCGACGGCACCGAGCCCGGCGCCAGGGGACCGGCGCTGTTCGTCGGCCATGTCGACACCGAGACCAAACCGGCCGTCTTCTACGGGCTCAGTGCCGCCCGGCCCGGCGCCAAGGTCGAGGTGACCCGGACCGACGGCACGATCGCCGAGTTCACCATCGACGACGTCCAGGTCTTCACCCGGGCTCGCTTCAACGCCCGGAAGGCGTACGGCCCCCGCAAGGACGGCCGGGCGGAACTTCGGCTGATCACCTGCGGCGGTACGTACGACCGCGCCTCGCACTCGTACACCGCGAACGTGGTCGTCTCGGCGTACCTGACCGGCGAGAAGCCGGCCGGCGCCTGA
- a CDS encoding glycosyltransferase family 2 protein: MTSTPPGARQNNDPSRTTQLRIPPQLRTGGHRRRPKKALPRYDYEHYSRLAGPLTQPDPAKPYTVQYRSLLSQEPHRIRAALLLGAAPLVSLGLFAWLMQPEHWTQRDPNLKNDTLLILDIVMLVSIGLIELFRTLNVLSNAHATLVARDPVPVVPEHGTRVAFLTSFVPGKEPLEMVTKTLEAAVRIRHRGLMHVWLLDEGDDPAVKEVCQRLGVHHFSRKGVAHWNQAKGPHRAKTKHGNYNAWLDAHGDTYDFFASVDTDHIPMPNYLERMLGYFRDPDVGFVIGPQVYGNYDTFVTKAAESQQFLFHALIQRAGNRYGAPMFVGTSNAVRISALKQIGGLYDSITEDMATGFEIHRARNPRTGRKWRSVYTPDVLAVGEGPTAWTDFFTQQLRWSRGTYETILKQYWKGVYSLPVGKLFNYTMMIIFYPMSAMNWILAALSCALFLGMGASGVQIDPVVWMMLYGNASALQIGLYIWNRRHNVSPHEPEGSGGLAGMVMSALSAPIYARSLMDAVLRRKSSFVVTPKGDSSSPDTLLGTFRIHLFFILVFGGSIVASFLLGHSHPAMLTWAALALLITAAPIFGWRYTMRAEKKKRRAGPPPPSGPPAHAQQEDPGWTGNEQTMQIALGGRKP; this comes from the coding sequence ATGACGTCGACGCCGCCAGGCGCCCGGCAGAACAACGACCCTTCCCGGACCACGCAGCTTCGGATACCCCCGCAGCTTCGGACCGGGGGCCACCGACGGCGCCCGAAGAAGGCGCTGCCGCGCTACGACTACGAGCACTACAGCCGGCTCGCCGGGCCTCTGACCCAGCCCGATCCGGCCAAGCCGTACACCGTGCAGTACCGCTCGCTCCTCTCCCAGGAGCCGCACCGGATACGCGCGGCACTCCTGCTGGGCGCCGCGCCGCTGGTCTCGCTCGGCCTGTTCGCCTGGCTGATGCAGCCCGAGCACTGGACGCAGCGCGACCCGAACCTCAAGAACGACACGCTGCTGATCCTCGACATCGTGATGCTGGTGTCGATCGGTCTGATCGAGCTCTTCCGCACCCTGAACGTCCTGTCCAACGCGCACGCCACACTGGTCGCGCGTGATCCGGTGCCGGTCGTGCCGGAGCACGGCACCAGGGTCGCCTTCCTCACCTCCTTCGTCCCGGGCAAGGAGCCCCTGGAGATGGTGACGAAGACCCTGGAGGCCGCCGTCCGCATCCGTCACCGCGGGCTGATGCACGTCTGGCTGCTCGACGAGGGCGACGACCCCGCCGTCAAGGAGGTCTGCCAACGGCTGGGCGTGCACCACTTCTCCCGCAAGGGCGTGGCGCACTGGAACCAGGCCAAGGGCCCGCACCGCGCGAAGACCAAGCACGGCAACTACAACGCCTGGCTCGACGCGCACGGCGACACGTACGACTTCTTCGCCTCGGTCGACACCGACCACATCCCGATGCCCAACTATCTGGAGCGGATGCTCGGCTACTTCCGCGACCCGGACGTCGGCTTCGTCATCGGCCCGCAGGTGTACGGCAACTACGACACCTTCGTCACCAAGGCCGCAGAGTCGCAGCAGTTCCTCTTCCACGCGCTGATCCAGCGCGCGGGCAACCGCTACGGCGCCCCGATGTTCGTCGGCACCAGCAACGCGGTGCGGATCTCGGCCCTCAAGCAGATCGGCGGTCTGTACGACTCGATCACCGAGGACATGGCGACCGGCTTCGAGATACACCGCGCCCGCAACCCGCGCACCGGCCGCAAGTGGCGCTCGGTGTACACCCCGGACGTGCTGGCCGTGGGCGAGGGCCCGACCGCGTGGACCGACTTCTTCACCCAGCAGCTGCGCTGGTCGCGCGGGACGTACGAGACGATCCTCAAGCAGTACTGGAAGGGCGTCTACTCCCTGCCCGTGGGCAAGCTCTTCAACTACACCATGATGATCATCTTCTACCCGATGTCCGCCATGAACTGGATCCTCGCGGCCCTCAGTTGCGCGCTGTTCCTGGGCATGGGCGCCTCGGGTGTGCAGATCGACCCGGTCGTCTGGATGATGCTGTACGGCAACGCGTCCGCGCTCCAGATCGGCCTGTACATCTGGAACCGCCGGCACAACGTCTCGCCGCACGAGCCCGAGGGCTCCGGCGGGCTGGCCGGCATGGTGATGTCCGCGCTCTCCGCGCCGATCTACGCACGCTCGCTGATGGACGCCGTGCTGCGCCGCAAGAGCTCGTTCGTGGTCACGCCCAAGGGCGACTCCTCCAGCCCGGACACCCTCTTGGGGACCTTCCGCATCCACCTCTTCTTCATCCTGGTCTTCGGTGGTTCGATCGTGGCCTCGTTCCTCCTCGGCCACAGCCACCCGGCGATGCTCACCTGGGCGGCACTGGCGCTGCTGATCACCGCGGCCCCGATCTTCGGCTGGCGGTACACCATGCGGGCGGAGAAGAAGAAGCGACGCGCGGGTCCACCGCCGCCGAGCGGCCCGCCCGCCCACGCCCAGCAGGAGGACCCCGGCTGGACGGGCAACGAACAGACCATGCAGATCGCCCTTGGGGGACGTAAACCATGA